Proteins encoded by one window of Blautia argi:
- a CDS encoding nucleoside/nucleotide kinase family protein produces MGKIFYIMGKSSSGKDTIYSRLLQDSELGLSRIVLYTTRPMREGETEGKEYHFTDRDFYEKLQAMGKVIEARTYQTVYGPWTYFTADDGTLELKKNSYLGIGTLESYQGMREYYGEDKVVPVYVEVEDGERLKRAIRREEQQKVPKYEEMCRRFLADAEDFSEEKLRAADIRERFFNTELENCIKEIKNRIQKLQ; encoded by the coding sequence ATGGGTAAGATTTTTTATATTATGGGAAAAAGTTCTTCAGGAAAGGACACGATTTACAGCCGTTTGCTGCAGGACAGCGAGCTGGGACTTTCCAGAATTGTATTATATACCACCAGACCTATGAGGGAAGGGGAAACGGAGGGAAAGGAATATCACTTTACAGACAGGGATTTCTATGAAAAGCTGCAGGCAATGGGAAAGGTGATAGAGGCTCGTACCTACCAGACCGTGTATGGCCCCTGGACCTATTTTACCGCAGATGACGGAACGTTGGAGCTTAAGAAAAACAGCTATCTTGGTATTGGAACTCTGGAATCTTATCAGGGTATGAGGGAATATTATGGAGAGGACAAAGTGGTGCCTGTGTATGTGGAGGTGGAAGACGGAGAACGTCTGAAACGTGCCATTCGCAGAGAGGAACAGCAAAAAGTGCCGAAATACGAGGAAATGTGCCGACGTTTTCTGGCTGATGCAGAGGATTTCAGCGAGGAAAAACTGCGGGCGGCAGACATCAGGGAAAGGTTTTTCAATACAGAGCTGGAGAATTGTATAAAAGAAATTAAAAACAGGATACAAAAGTTGCAGTAG
- a CDS encoding aminotransferase class I/II-fold pyridoxal phosphate-dependent enzyme yields the protein MNDLDKALYQYSRSDFYPFHMPGHKRQVQNEYLCNPYAVDITEITDFDNLHHAEGILKENQDMAASLYHTEKSWFLINGSTGGILAAVSACTSRGGKLIMARNCHKAVYHAAYLRGLETVYLYPSYEPFCGLNGGISSIDVKKALQENPDTEAVILTSPSYDGVVSDIRKIAELVHSRGIPLLVDEAHGAHFPFYKGFPTSALDLGADVVIHSLHKTLPAMTQTALLHKKGNRVSEEKLEEFLDIYETSSPSYVLMGGISFCLRYIKEQGETAFRKFWQNLQQCRKSLEDLRVLRLIGKELKNQEDIFDFDDSKIVISTAWADLSGCQLHRILRERYHLEMEMEAEQYVLALTSVMDSREGFRRLTEALLEIDRELAKRRSGREGSAARELCFIESSSQTCREQALPIWKAMESSCESILLEKSQGRISAEYAYLYPPGIPLLVPGEKIDSEFLNHAEKLKQQGLLLQGMKDYSQKFIRVLKKEEKTNG from the coding sequence ATGAACGATCTTGATAAAGCCCTGTACCAATACAGCCGCAGTGATTTTTATCCCTTCCATATGCCGGGACATAAGCGGCAGGTACAAAATGAATATCTATGCAATCCCTATGCTGTAGATATCACAGAAATTACAGACTTTGACAATCTGCATCATGCAGAAGGCATTTTAAAAGAAAATCAGGACATGGCGGCAAGCCTGTATCATACAGAGAAATCCTGGTTTTTAATTAATGGAAGCACTGGAGGGATTCTGGCGGCTGTTTCGGCCTGTACTTCCCGGGGAGGTAAACTGATTATGGCGCGAAACTGCCACAAAGCGGTTTATCATGCAGCATATCTGCGGGGATTGGAAACTGTATATTTATACCCATCGTATGAGCCTTTTTGTGGATTGAACGGAGGAATCTCGTCCATAGATGTGAAAAAAGCCCTGCAGGAAAATCCGGATACAGAAGCTGTGATTTTAACCTCTCCCAGCTATGATGGTGTGGTATCTGATATCAGGAAAATTGCAGAGCTTGTTCACAGTCGCGGAATTCCTTTGCTGGTAGATGAGGCTCATGGCGCTCACTTCCCTTTTTATAAGGGATTTCCTACATCAGCATTAGACCTGGGGGCAGATGTGGTGATTCACAGCTTACATAAGACACTCCCGGCTATGACCCAGACAGCTCTGCTTCACAAAAAGGGAAACAGAGTATCAGAAGAGAAGCTGGAGGAGTTTCTGGATATTTACGAAACCAGCAGCCCTTCTTATGTACTTATGGGCGGGATTTCTTTTTGTCTTCGATATATAAAGGAGCAGGGAGAAACAGCATTTCGGAAATTTTGGCAGAATCTGCAGCAGTGCCGAAAATCTCTGGAAGACCTCAGGGTACTGCGGTTAATTGGAAAAGAGCTGAAAAATCAGGAGGACATTTTTGATTTTGATGATTCTAAAATTGTGATTTCCACAGCATGGGCAGATTTAAGCGGCTGCCAGCTTCACCGGATACTGCGCGAGAGATATCATCTGGAAATGGAAATGGAGGCAGAGCAGTATGTACTGGCGCTTACCAGTGTGATGGACAGCAGGGAAGGATTTCGGAGATTGACAGAAGCGCTTCTGGAAATTGACCGGGAACTGGCAAAGAGGCGGTCAGGCAGGGAGGGGAGCGCTGCAAGAGAACTGTGCTTTATAGAAAGTAGCAGTCAGACCTGTAGGGAACAGGCGCTTCCTATCTGGAAAGCCATGGAAAGTTCCTGTGAAAGCATTCTGCTGGAAAAAAGTCAGGGCAGGATTTCTGCAGAGTATGCATATCTGTATCCGCCGGGAATCCCCCTTCTGGTACCGGGAGAAAAAATTGACAGTGAATTTTTAAACCATGCAGAGAAATTAAAGCAGCAGGGGCTTCTTTTGCAGGGAATGAAGGATTACAGTCAGAAATTTATCAGAGTTTTGAAAAAAGAGGAGAAAACAAATGGGTAA
- a CDS encoding carbohydrate ABC transporter permease has product MGKSKCKIKEKYNWPMTILLIVLAVVFILGPLYIAVLIAVKDPSEMANVLSFPKKLRLQNFVDAWVMTDYPRKFMNTLFITVVNLVFTILTNSMVAYAITRNKDKSKLFNLAYYYFVSAMFIPFNVIMLPLVKQASAFHMDNIFGITFLYIIFGLPMNIFLYTGFVKSLPVALDEAAYIDGATPFQTFYKIVFPLMKPMSATVAILSFMWTWNDFSMPLVLLSEEKYQTLQLAQYVFKGQFNTEYNLAFASYLLVLIPILLVYIFCQKWIIAGVTNGAVKA; this is encoded by the coding sequence ATGGGAAAAAGTAAATGTAAGATAAAAGAAAAATACAACTGGCCCATGACGATTCTGCTGATTGTTCTGGCAGTGGTGTTTATCCTCGGACCTTTATATATCGCTGTTTTAATTGCAGTAAAAGACCCGTCAGAAATGGCAAATGTGCTGTCTTTCCCGAAAAAGCTGCGTCTGCAGAACTTTGTAGACGCCTGGGTAATGACAGATTATCCCAGAAAATTTATGAATACCCTGTTTATCACAGTTGTGAATCTGGTATTTACCATTCTTACAAACTCTATGGTAGCTTATGCGATTACAAGAAACAAAGACAAGAGTAAATTATTTAACCTGGCATATTACTATTTTGTCAGCGCTATGTTTATTCCCTTTAACGTAATTATGCTGCCATTGGTAAAACAGGCGTCTGCTTTCCACATGGACAATATTTTCGGAATTACCTTTCTGTATATTATTTTCGGTCTTCCAATGAATATTTTCCTGTATACAGGCTTTGTAAAATCCCTGCCTGTTGCCCTGGACGAAGCCGCGTACATTGATGGTGCCACACCGTTTCAGACCTTTTATAAAATTGTATTTCCGTTAATGAAGCCTATGAGTGCAACTGTAGCCATTCTGTCCTTTATGTGGACCTGGAACGACTTCTCCATGCCTCTGGTGCTTTTAAGCGAAGAGAAATATCAGACCCTGCAGCTTGCACAGTATGTATTCAAGGGACAGTTTAACACAGAGTACAACCTGGCGTTTGCCTCTTATCTGCTGGTGCTGATTCCTATTCTGCTGGTATATATTTTCTGCCAGAAATGGATTATTGCAGGTGTTACAAACGGAGCTGTGAAAGCGTAA
- a CDS encoding carbohydrate ABC transporter permease, with translation MKKKRGKKPAVNKAFYFMVVPFMILFFLFHTIPFLQGIFYSFTDWKGYGIWNTVGLRNYIQFFKDPAMGQTYAFTIKFALCATILVNVLSLALACGLNAKIKFKNTIKAIYFLPYMLGTLIIGFVFNFIFGNVIPLWGQKLGIEALSTNILGTNSAWLGILFVTVWQAMAFNTLIYLSGLQTVDRDVYEAADLDGATGFKRFTKITFPLIAPFFTINMVLSVKNFLMAFDQIMAMTGGGPGTSTTSISVLIYKRGFDGGQFAYQSANAVILFLIIAGISIFQLKVLEKREAKMN, from the coding sequence ATGAAGAAAAAACGCGGAAAGAAACCTGCAGTCAACAAGGCATTTTATTTCATGGTGGTTCCGTTTATGATTCTGTTCTTCCTGTTCCATACCATACCGTTTCTCCAGGGTATTTTCTACAGTTTTACCGACTGGAAAGGGTATGGTATCTGGAATACCGTGGGACTTCGGAACTACATTCAGTTTTTCAAAGACCCGGCCATGGGACAGACCTATGCATTTACCATTAAATTTGCCCTGTGCGCGACTATTTTAGTAAACGTACTGAGTCTTGCTCTTGCCTGCGGACTGAATGCAAAGATTAAATTTAAAAATACCATTAAGGCAATTTATTTCCTGCCTTATATGCTGGGAACGCTGATTATCGGTTTTGTATTTAACTTTATTTTCGGCAATGTGATTCCTCTGTGGGGACAGAAGCTGGGAATTGAAGCGTTAAGCACCAACATTCTGGGTACAAATAGCGCATGGCTTGGAATTTTATTTGTCACCGTATGGCAGGCAATGGCGTTTAATACTCTGATTTACCTGTCCGGTCTGCAGACCGTGGATCGTGACGTATACGAAGCCGCAGACCTTGACGGCGCAACAGGATTTAAGAGATTTACCAAGATTACCTTCCCGTTAATTGCTCCGTTCTTTACCATTAACATGGTTTTGAGTGTGAAAAACTTCCTTATGGCATTTGACCAGATTATGGCAATGACAGGCGGCGGTCCAGGTACATCTACCACAAGTATTTCTGTATTGATTTACAAACGAGGCTTTGACGGCGGACAGTTTGCGTACCAGTCAGCCAACGCGGTTATTCTGTTTCTGATTATTGCGGGAATTTCCATATTCCAGTTGAAGGTACTTGAGAAGAGGGAGGCGAAGATGAACTAA